A genomic stretch from Candidatus Bathyanammoxibius amoris includes:
- the serA gene encoding phosphoglycerate dehydrogenase, producing MAIETLNNTRVLIADNLPDVCDDIMKKAGIKVVKKPHLSPDELREEIKDFEGVIVRSRARLTGDVLGSAAKLRAVCRAGVGIDNVDMAAATKKGVVVMNTPEGNTISTAEHTIGLIFALARKLCQAHQSLKAGEWERKKFVGAQVMGKTLGVVGLGRIGREVVKRAAALGMKVLAYDPYVSPEIADQYPIQKVDKLDDLLRQSDFITIHVPLNNSTRNMIAKREFDVMKQGVALINCARGGIVVEQDLYDAVSSGKVAGAALDVFEVEPPTGNKLLELEQVIATPHLGAQTSEAQTAVAVEAAEQMVDALRGRVFRNALNLPASSPDEFDQLRPFMDFTERMGSFLMQLTDCGVHSVSLIYAGEIAKKNTRLVTDSFLVGLLKPCVDEGANLVSAPILAMEKGIEVSVTTSSTCGNFTNLITAGVKTAKMESAITGAIFDRGDARVVSIDGYNVEAFLEGTMLVIIAKDRPKLVGSVGSMLGDRGINIARMAFGRKLVDGESIAILIINLDGPVSRELEIDINNLEGIDSARLVFLD from the coding sequence ATGGCAATAGAAACGCTTAACAATACGAGGGTGCTGATAGCAGACAACCTGCCTGATGTGTGTGATGATATCATGAAAAAGGCGGGTATAAAGGTGGTGAAGAAGCCTCACCTGTCTCCCGACGAGCTCAGGGAGGAGATTAAGGACTTCGAGGGTGTGATAGTCCGCAGTCGGGCGAGGTTAACGGGGGACGTCCTTGGTTCCGCGGCGAAGTTGCGTGCCGTGTGCAGGGCTGGCGTAGGGATTGACAATGTGGACATGGCAGCCGCCACCAAAAAGGGTGTGGTGGTAATGAATACCCCCGAGGGCAACACCATTTCAACTGCTGAGCACACAATCGGTCTGATATTTGCCCTGGCCCGGAAGCTGTGCCAGGCGCACCAGTCGCTCAAAGCGGGCGAGTGGGAGCGTAAGAAGTTCGTTGGTGCTCAGGTCATGGGGAAGACACTCGGGGTTGTTGGTCTGGGGCGGATTGGGCGCGAGGTGGTGAAGCGTGCGGCCGCGCTTGGGATGAAGGTGCTTGCCTATGACCCGTATGTTTCTCCTGAGATAGCGGACCAGTACCCCATACAGAAGGTGGATAAACTTGATGACCTGTTAAGGCAGTCTGATTTCATAACCATCCACGTTCCACTCAACAATTCCACAAGGAATATGATAGCGAAACGGGAGTTTGACGTCATGAAGCAGGGTGTGGCGCTGATAAACTGTGCCAGGGGTGGAATAGTAGTGGAGCAGGACCTTTACGACGCGGTCAGTTCGGGTAAGGTGGCGGGTGCCGCGCTTGACGTGTTTGAAGTGGAGCCGCCGACGGGGAATAAGCTGCTTGAGCTGGAGCAGGTCATAGCCACACCGCATCTTGGCGCCCAGACCAGCGAGGCACAGACGGCGGTTGCGGTAGAGGCCGCCGAGCAGATGGTGGACGCGCTGCGGGGCAGGGTCTTCCGCAACGCCCTTAATCTGCCTGCCAGCAGCCCCGACGAGTTTGACCAGCTGCGCCCGTTTATGGACTTTACCGAGAGGATGGGTTCCTTCCTCATGCAGTTGACGGATTGCGGGGTGCATTCCGTGTCGCTCATCTATGCGGGGGAAATAGCCAAGAAGAACACTCGCCTTGTAACCGACAGCTTTCTTGTGGGGCTGCTCAAGCCCTGCGTGGATGAGGGCGCCAACCTGGTAAGCGCACCTATCCTGGCCATGGAAAAGGGCATAGAAGTCTCGGTTACTACCAGCAGTACCTGCGGGAATTTTACGAATCTGATTACCGCCGGCGTCAAAACCGCTAAGATGGAAAGCGCCATCACCGGCGCCATATTTGACAGGGGTGACGCCCGCGTGGTGAGTATCGACGGTTACAACGTTGAGGCCTTCCTGGAGGGCACGATGCTGGTCATCATTGCCAAGGACCGGCCAAAACTGGTCGGCAGTGTCGGCTCAATGCTGGGCGACAGGGGAATAAACATAGCAAGGATGGCCTTCGGCAGGAAGCTGGTCGACGGTGAGAGCATCGCCATTTTGATAATAAACCTCGATGGGCCGGTATCAAGAGAGCTGGAGATCGATATAAACAACCTTGAGGGCATAGATTCCGCCAGGCTGGTGTTTCTGGACTAA
- a CDS encoding metallophosphatase family protein, whose amino-acid sequence MLYAVLGDIHSNFEALDTVLKDIKETGAEKILSIGDVVGYAAEPSRCLATLRKLTGTIAAGNHDYAAVGKMDINYFNPHAKEAALWTRKHLSSEDKDFLSNLPLVIELEKEDITLVHGTLYQPEQFHYLQTYREAELCLAALQTRTCFIGHSHVPLVIIKDDDALRTENKEVVSLKGVKQAIINAGSVGQPRDQDPRACYVLYDTDDQTISFKRLEYDIESASKKIIEAGLPEFEAERLKAGI is encoded by the coding sequence CTGCTCTACGCCGTACTTGGTGACATACACAGCAACTTCGAAGCCCTGGACACCGTTCTGAAAGACATAAAAGAAACAGGGGCCGAAAAGATTCTGAGTATCGGGGACGTGGTGGGCTACGCCGCCGAACCTTCCAGGTGCCTCGCCACCCTGAGAAAGCTGACCGGGACCATCGCAGCGGGTAACCACGACTACGCCGCCGTCGGGAAGATGGATATAAACTACTTTAACCCACACGCGAAAGAGGCGGCATTGTGGACAAGAAAACACCTGAGCAGTGAAGACAAGGATTTCCTGTCCAACTTGCCCCTTGTCATAGAATTAGAAAAAGAAGATATTACACTTGTGCATGGCACACTCTATCAGCCGGAGCAGTTCCATTATCTCCAGACGTACCGGGAGGCGGAACTCTGCCTTGCCGCCCTTCAAACACGCACCTGTTTTATAGGCCACTCCCACGTCCCTTTAGTAATCATCAAGGATGACGACGCGCTGCGCACTGAGAATAAAGAGGTGGTGAGTCTGAAGGGCGTGAAACAGGCTATAATAAACGCCGGAAGCGTGGGGCAGCCCAGAGACCAGGACCCCAGGGCATGTTACGTGCTCTATGACACAGATGACCAGACAATAAGCTTCAAGCGTCTTGAATATGATATAGAAAGCGCATCGAAGAAGATTATTGAGGCGGGCCTCCCGGAATTCGAGGCAGAACGCTTGAAAGCAGGCATTTAG